Proteins co-encoded in one Aspergillus fumigatus Af293 chromosome 6, whole genome shotgun sequence genomic window:
- a CDS encoding DUF3176 domain-containing protein — protein MLAHSTTRWDLPNRVPRLLRRLKALADMSALIQPQQGKRQAPFSGWKLEILACLGKPLPQWPFRVSINTLLSIYGGVMKAATIYVVGSCIGQLQWSWFSSERPLIDLSRLADLSHGDLFGAFRWLGSNHIREPFITLGAIVAIASLAFEPFIQQLTSYGDCSVPLKNLRVAPNIPRTNYIVQRSGVSSAQSGDPEIAQAILLGLVGGPNPLASTGCTAGNCTFPTAYTSAGICSTCEDISSNITVTKTCRGENSSVVDCANATYQQSVVWADRITSASYGGVELTNVSWTPMQNESLLFHVDTALYPQWPKFVMFGVVIVWGETTYSQAKVNPLTTEPLHGCEDPSTNNTWACRGYGSAYCKLRFCTRTYNASVEAGILVENNIEESPSSTKELVSPPPEALAGASAATLGLLDLRCINDVELRELRNVGYNISSASPRWAGYVVDHDLFQLDGNKYNDIGPDSPFPQSLLAHRCLYMMSLRFQTNWFYVAGALSGNVSTGRIQSSRSTIGPKVLQNIEPLSTLSGDGGPILLYSNSKVDFGSISAKLSNVATHMTTMVRQTGNVNHSAPAERVVFHYATCLNVHWIWIILPSIAAGCVVALLAAVILLTAHGGTRIWKGNILALLFHGPGGAGWSSMPVSGEDGDNVLSKLNTNQGMEQRAREIKVKLDQSSDSAQLLKAGEMK, from the exons ATGCTGGCCCACTCTACCACCCGGTGGGACCTCCCGAATCGCGTGCCCCGACTTTTACGGAGACTGAAAGCCCTCGCGGACATGTCGGCGCTGATACAG CCCCAGCAAGGGAAGCGCCAAGCCCCATTCTCAGGATGGAAGCTGGAGATCTTAGCATGTTTG GGCAAGCCGCTTCCCCAATGGCCCTTTCGAGTGTCTATCAACACATTGCTGTCCATCTACGGGGGAGTGATGAAGGCAGCCACTATATATGTCGTTGGATCTTGCATCGGCCAGCTCCAGTGGTCATGGTTCTCGTCTGAACGGCCTCTTATCGACCTCTCTCGGCTTGCAGACCTATCTCATGGAGATCTGTTTGGAGCGTTCCGCTGGCTCGGGTCAAATCATATCCGAGAGCCGTTCATCACCCTTGGCGCAATCGTCGCCATCGCGTCTCTCGCCTTTGAGCCATTTATACAGCAGCTTACCTCGTATGGCGACTGCAGCGTCCCGCTGAAGAACCTCCGGGTTGCTCCGAATATACCACGGACGAACTACATCGTTCAAAGGAGTGGTGTATCGTCCGCCCAAAGTGGTGACCCGGAAATTGCACAGGCCATCTTGTTGGGCCTCGTTGGCGGTCCCAATCCTCTGGCCAGTACTGGATGTACGGCAGGAAACTGTACCTTCCCGACTGCCTACACGAGCGCCGGCATCTGCTCGACATGTGAAGACATTTCCAGCAACATAACTGTCACGAAGACCTGCAGAGGGGAGAATAGCTCTGTCGTCGACTGCGCCAACGCAACATACCAACAGAGCGTGGTTTGGGCCGATCGCATCACCTCAGCCTCATATGGTGGTGTCGAGTTGACGAATGTTAGCTGGACTCCGATGCAGAATGAATCCCTGCTCTTTCACGTGGACACTGCGCTCTATCCACAATGGCCAAAATTCGTTATGTTTGGAGTCGTGATTGTCTGGGGAGAGACGACGTACTCGCAAGCAAAGGTCAACCCTTTAACCACGGAGCCTCTGCACGGTTGCGAGGACCCGTCAACCAACAATACATGGGCTTGCAGGGGCTATGGGTCAGCATACTGCAAGCTGCGGTTCTGCACTCGCACATACAACGCATCTGTTGAAGCTGGTATTCTAGTGGAGAACAACATCGAGGAAAGCCCATCGTCGACGAAAGAACTGGTGTCCCCGCCGCCAGAAGCACTAGCAGGAGCCTCCGCGGCCACCCTCggtcttctcgatctccgTTGTATCAACGACGTGGAGCTTCGGGAACTTCGCAACGTTGGCTACAATATTTCCTCGGCATCGCCCCGGTGGGCCGGATACGTTGTCGACCACGACCTGTTCCAGCTTGACGGCAACAAGTACAACGATATCGGGCCCGATTCACCATTCCCACAATCACTATTGGCTCACAGATGCCTCTACATGATGAGCCTTAGGTTCCAAACCAATTGGTTCTACGTCGCAGGCGCCCTCAGCGGAAACGTCTCAACCGGCAGGATCCAGAGCAGCCGCTCCACTATTGGCCCCAAGGTGCTGCAAAACATTGAGCCATTGTCAACTCTGTCCGGTGATGGCGGGCCGATCTTACTCTACAGCAACTCCAAGGTCGACTTTGGCAGCATTTCCGCCAAGCTCTCCAACGTAGCCACGCACATGACGACAATGGTGCGTCAAACGGGAAACGTGAACCACAGCGCACCGGCCGAGAGAGTAGTCTTCCACTATGCGACGTGCCTCAACGTCCACTGGATCTGGATCATACTCCCATCCATCGCAGCCGGCTGTGTCGTAGCGTTGCTAGCCGCAGTTATCCTGTTAACCGCCCACGGCGGGACGCGCATATGGAAGGGAAACATCCTGGCTCTTCTATTCCATGGTCCAGGCGGTGCTGGTTGGAGCAGTATGCCTGTGTCCGGCGAGGACGGGGACAATGTGTTGTCCAAACTAAACACAAATCAAGGAATGGAGCAGAGAGCACGAGAGATCAAGGTTAAGCTTGACCAGTCTTCAGATTCGGCACAGCTCTTGAAAGCAGGAGAGATGAAATAG